The following coding sequences lie in one Halorussus halophilus genomic window:
- a CDS encoding APC family permease has protein sequence MGDLGLKEAIAMALGGMIGGGIYSAFGIVVAIAGKAAWVAFLVAGSIAMCAGYSYVKLNELIDERGGEPTYLRETISNSTLSGMTGWTLLFGYIGSMALYAYAFSSFFSEMLGRLHYMGVSVPKLVSVLLIAGFVGLNLVGASETGKAEDVLTFFKVAVIGIFGAWGVWYAFTGEMLTFGFSVALSFSPIMGAAMSFVAFQGWQLLLYDQDQFENSVENIRKAIYVSIPAATLLYILVAFTTVSILELSVIAVAPEVSLLYAALPYMGRVGAFVIGLSALFSTASAVNATLFSSAQFSRNLIDNGLLPDRFSSDGDQEVPSEIVVVLGVLSAAFAVFGSLSSITSFASLAFIAVFGAMCYLAFRERSEIDDFRTPIPIVGMVGTAAFFPLLLYNLYLSSPSTFYLVLLIGVLVVGSELAYFEREPIEEAVPGMEND, from the coding sequence ATGGGAGACTTAGGGCTCAAGGAAGCTATCGCTATGGCCCTCGGCGGGATGATCGGCGGTGGTATCTACTCTGCGTTCGGCATCGTGGTCGCCATCGCAGGAAAGGCGGCGTGGGTCGCCTTTCTCGTCGCGGGCAGTATCGCAATGTGTGCTGGCTACAGCTACGTCAAACTCAACGAACTCATCGACGAGCGTGGCGGCGAACCGACGTATCTCCGCGAAACTATCAGTAACTCGACTCTATCGGGGATGACGGGGTGGACGCTGCTGTTCGGCTACATCGGCTCGATGGCGCTGTACGCCTACGCGTTCTCGTCGTTCTTCTCCGAGATGCTCGGCCGACTCCACTACATGGGAGTGTCCGTGCCGAAACTCGTCTCAGTACTACTCATCGCGGGGTTCGTCGGTTTGAACCTCGTGGGGGCCTCGGAGACGGGGAAAGCCGAGGACGTACTTACTTTCTTCAAGGTCGCGGTCATCGGCATCTTCGGAGCGTGGGGCGTCTGGTACGCGTTCACCGGTGAGATGCTGACGTTCGGGTTCAGCGTCGCGCTGAGTTTCAGCCCTATCATGGGCGCGGCGATGTCGTTCGTCGCGTTCCAGGGTTGGCAGTTGCTACTGTACGACCAAGACCAGTTCGAGAACTCGGTCGAGAACATCCGGAAGGCAATCTACGTCTCGATTCCGGCGGCGACGCTGCTGTACATTCTCGTCGCTTTTACGACGGTGAGCATCCTCGAACTGTCGGTCATCGCCGTCGCGCCAGAGGTGTCGCTGTTGTACGCCGCGCTCCCGTACATGGGGCGCGTCGGCGCGTTCGTCATCGGCTTGTCGGCACTGTTCTCGACGGCCAGCGCGGTCAACGCCACGCTGTTCAGTAGCGCGCAGTTCTCGCGGAATCTCATCGACAACGGGTTGCTCCCCGACCGGTTCTCCTCGGACGGCGACCAAGAAGTTCCCTCGGAGATAGTCGTCGTCCTCGGCGTGCTGTCGGCGGCGTTCGCCGTCTTCGGCAGTCTCTCCTCGATTACGTCGTTCGCGTCGCTGGCGTTCATCGCCGTCTTCGGCGCGATGTGTTATCTGGCGTTCCGTGAACGGAGCGAAATCGACGACTTCCGAACACCGATTCCGATAGTCGGGATGGTCGGGACGGCGGCGTTCTTCCCGCTGTTGTTGTACAACCTCTACCTCAGCAGTCCGAGTACGTTCTATCTCGTCCTGCTCATCGGCGTACTGGTCGTCGGTTCCGAACTCGCGTACTTCGAGCGCGAACCGATCGAAGAAGCGGTTCCCGGAATGGAGAACGACTGA
- a CDS encoding PKD domain-containing protein, with protein MNINRTTVSALGLVILLVTSTLPVGIVGTASAQSTRPGQYTIIQGSDCYVVNPYEPSDPNEDGPGTVEPHVNLVDRTAEFGDIPNRSWDGSPTIEAVMDYRYRDPPGGIHDNAQAWGQLPRNSPWLSEPYWKEPWSYGTYGLWNWSSNQESLLFLYSGPEGDSFVIRHDKLYDDTPIGSHGPYNGMHQHATREGYMTPQPGGGTATFTFRDLPSGEWAYMDDLYPEDMDAIYYADGNFQYDSSQNTRLGALHNDYGAAPLENYGGNSDFTAHWTWGSGGTDGGAYRGIENLGYGDAITIEPHFNEESYFWSNYPWRFDEDEHTMTDWVVRRKNGDDVHLDMDREITILRGSRCAQADLSASPSRPEGNETVSFDAGARSSSYTYHWDFDGDGQYELNNSDPTVTYQYNGTGTYDASVLVESSNGVTATSTTEVAVQPPAPPTARVSVEDSSGSPDYHVVGEQLVFDASNSTDNSQRLSDDYEWDFGDGTNGTADARVGHTYTEPGTYTVSVQVTDAAGYTDTVERQIEIVEPDENAPSASLDVSPTEFEVGREVELDASASDDDRGVVTYRWDLNGDGQYEEPGTSDTITEQLQYAANGSYSVGVEVEDGNGNTDNASVPITVIPAEAPTIGNVTVDGESPDGASVTAGNEFELAVEASDNVGVSQYGWDFDGDGQVDQTTGDATVTYSYGESAVGQQRITVYAYDDANHETARQLTVRVNPGPVASISANATNVSAGDTVQFDASGSTAQGSSITEYRWDFDGDGQTDETTTDATVSHSYGSGDEYDATVTIVTEDGNEDDASVSVVVTEEQGLGDGDNDDDKGGFVGVPGGGGGGGGGGGGGGGAPPSVVTEVESVSDDGALVDVRNGQGDEAVRASLPESAVATETGVAFTNLVIDLGGDDPHVVFETAASADAPESVAAPSGPDETMSYLDVSGEYLDKPVDSTRVIFTVEKSRLDDTYAPEDISLHHYDDGSWERLNTTIARDLGDSYRLKATTDSLGTFAVGATQTLTVSDADLGATTATEGETVEATATLTNDGPTDRTLAVNLTFDGKSVAAKSLTVPAGESRDVTVAADVGEPGTYDVAIEGAPVGSLTVEGQQATGPADISTNAVSMNTSTISAGEYVEITATVENTGGEAGTHEVALTMFGEQVATKTVEVPGGETKTVTFVQRVDSPGEYIVKVDGKQASLSVQSAQDDGPVAPSVPGFGIGTAVVALVAAALLARRYTV; from the coding sequence ATGAATATAAACAGAACTACTGTTTCGGCACTCGGATTGGTGATACTGCTCGTCACCTCGACGTTGCCAGTTGGCATCGTCGGAACTGCGAGCGCCCAATCCACGAGACCGGGCCAGTACACGATAATTCAGGGGTCGGACTGTTACGTGGTGAATCCGTACGAACCGAGCGACCCGAACGAGGACGGTCCCGGGACCGTCGAGCCGCACGTGAACCTCGTGGACAGGACGGCGGAGTTCGGCGACATCCCGAACCGGAGCTGGGACGGGTCGCCGACGATAGAAGCCGTGATGGACTACCGCTATCGGGACCCACCGGGCGGCATCCACGACAACGCTCAAGCGTGGGGCCAGCTACCCCGGAATTCACCGTGGCTCTCCGAACCGTACTGGAAAGAGCCGTGGTCGTACGGAACCTACGGCCTGTGGAACTGGTCGTCGAATCAGGAGAGTCTGCTGTTCCTCTACAGCGGACCCGAAGGCGACAGTTTCGTCATCCGACACGACAAACTCTACGACGACACCCCTATCGGTTCGCACGGACCGTACAACGGGATGCACCAACACGCCACCCGAGAGGGGTATATGACCCCACAACCGGGCGGCGGCACGGCGACGTTCACCTTCCGCGACCTCCCCAGCGGCGAGTGGGCGTACATGGACGACCTGTATCCGGAGGACATGGACGCCATCTACTACGCCGACGGTAACTTCCAGTACGATTCGAGCCAGAACACGCGCTTGGGCGCACTGCACAACGACTACGGTGCCGCACCGCTGGAAAACTACGGCGGTAACTCCGACTTCACTGCCCACTGGACGTGGGGAAGCGGTGGGACCGACGGCGGTGCGTACCGAGGAATCGAGAACCTCGGGTACGGCGACGCCATCACCATCGAACCCCACTTCAACGAGGAGTCGTACTTCTGGAGTAACTACCCGTGGCGATTCGACGAGGACGAACACACCATGACTGACTGGGTCGTCCGCCGGAAGAACGGCGACGACGTCCACCTCGACATGGACCGAGAGATAACCATTCTCCGTGGCTCTCGATGCGCGCAAGCTGACTTGAGCGCGTCCCCGTCGCGGCCCGAAGGGAACGAAACCGTCTCGTTCGACGCGGGTGCCCGAAGCAGTTCGTACACGTACCACTGGGACTTCGACGGCGACGGTCAGTACGAACTGAACAACTCCGACCCGACCGTCACCTACCAGTACAACGGAACGGGAACCTACGACGCGTCTGTGTTAGTCGAGTCCTCGAACGGGGTAACCGCGACGAGCACCACCGAAGTCGCGGTTCAACCGCCCGCGCCACCGACCGCGCGGGTCAGCGTCGAGGACAGTTCGGGGTCGCCTGACTACCACGTGGTCGGCGAACAACTCGTCTTCGACGCGAGCAACAGCACGGACAACAGCCAGCGGTTAAGCGACGACTACGAGTGGGACTTCGGTGACGGGACGAACGGCACCGCGGACGCGCGGGTCGGACACACCTACACCGAACCCGGAACCTACACCGTCTCGGTGCAGGTCACCGACGCGGCTGGCTACACCGACACGGTGGAGCGCCAGATAGAAATCGTCGAACCCGACGAGAACGCGCCGAGCGCGTCCCTCGACGTGTCGCCCACCGAGTTCGAAGTGGGACGCGAAGTCGAGTTGGACGCCAGCGCGAGCGACGACGACCGCGGCGTCGTCACGTATCGCTGGGACCTGAACGGCGACGGACAGTACGAGGAGCCCGGTACGAGCGATACGATTACCGAACAGCTTCAGTACGCCGCGAACGGAAGCTACTCCGTAGGCGTGGAGGTCGAGGACGGCAACGGGAACACCGACAACGCGTCCGTCCCGATTACCGTGATTCCCGCCGAAGCACCGACGATCGGGAACGTCACCGTCGATGGTGAGAGTCCGGACGGCGCGTCGGTCACCGCTGGTAACGAGTTCGAACTCGCGGTCGAGGCGTCCGACAACGTCGGCGTCAGCCAGTACGGCTGGGACTTCGACGGCGATGGCCAAGTAGACCAGACGACCGGTGACGCCACCGTGACCTACAGTTACGGAGAGAGCGCCGTCGGCCAACAGCGCATCACGGTGTACGCGTACGACGACGCGAACCACGAGACTGCCCGTCAGTTGACCGTGCGAGTCAACCCCGGCCCAGTCGCTAGCATCTCCGCGAACGCGACGAACGTGAGCGCAGGTGACACCGTGCAGTTCGACGCCAGCGGTTCGACCGCGCAGGGGTCGAGTATCACGGAGTACCGCTGGGACTTCGACGGCGACGGGCAGACCGACGAGACCACGACTGACGCCACCGTAAGCCACAGCTACGGAAGTGGCGACGAGTACGACGCTACGGTCACCATCGTGACCGAGGACGGCAATGAAGACGACGCCAGCGTCTCGGTCGTGGTCACCGAAGAGCAAGGACTCGGTGATGGCGATAACGACGACGACAAAGGCGGCTTCGTCGGTGTCCCCGGTGGGGGCGGCGGAGGCGGCGGTGGCGGCGGTGGCGGAGGCGGCGCTCCGCCGTCCGTCGTCACGGAAGTCGAATCGGTGAGCGACGACGGCGCGCTCGTGGACGTTCGGAACGGCCAAGGAGACGAAGCAGTTCGAGCGTCGCTTCCGGAGTCGGCCGTGGCCACCGAAACTGGCGTCGCGTTCACCAATCTCGTGATCGACCTCGGAGGCGACGACCCGCACGTGGTCTTCGAGACGGCCGCGAGTGCCGACGCCCCCGAGAGCGTGGCGGCACCGTCTGGACCGGACGAGACGATGAGCTATCTCGACGTATCCGGGGAGTACCTCGACAAACCCGTGGACTCCACGCGAGTCATCTTCACCGTCGAGAAATCGCGGCTCGACGACACCTACGCTCCGGAAGACATCTCGCTCCACCACTACGACGACGGGTCGTGGGAGCGACTGAACACGACAATCGCAAGAGACCTCGGCGACAGCTATCGACTGAAGGCGACGACCGACAGTCTCGGCACGTTCGCGGTCGGCGCGACCCAGACACTCACAGTGAGCGACGCCGACCTCGGCGCGACGACGGCGACCGAAGGCGAAACTGTCGAAGCAACGGCGACGCTCACGAACGACGGGCCGACCGACCGCACGCTCGCGGTGAACCTCACATTCGACGGGAAGAGCGTGGCGGCGAAGTCGCTGACCGTCCCGGCGGGCGAGTCGCGGGACGTGACGGTGGCCGCCGACGTTGGCGAACCCGGCACCTACGACGTTGCTATCGAAGGCGCACCCGTCGGGTCGCTCACCGTCGAAGGCCAGCAAGCCACAGGCCCCGCGGACATCTCGACTAACGCAGTGTCGATGAACACCTCGACGATTTCCGCTGGCGAGTACGTCGAAATCACTGCGACGGTCGAGAACACCGGCGGAGAAGCAGGGACGCACGAAGTCGCGCTGACGATGTTCGGCGAGCAAGTCGCGACCAAGACGGTCGAAGTGCCCGGTGGCGAGACGAAGACCGTGACGTTCGTCCAACGCGTCGATTCGCCCGGCGAGTACATCGTGAAGGTAGACGGCAAGCAGGCCAGCCTCTCGGTACAGAGTGCGCAGGACGACGGCCCGGTCGCGCCGAGCGTCCCCGGATTCGGTATCGGGACGGCAGTCGTCGCACTCGTCGCGGCGGCGCTGCTGGCGCGCAGATATACCGTCTAG
- a CDS encoding CopG family ribbon-helix-helix protein: MTVVSISMPDELLDRVDSFADEHGYTGRSEVFREAARNLLGEFEDRKLEDRELMGVVTVLFNYENTAVEERMMHLRHEYENLVASNVHNHVGDHYCMELFILEGTLQDISTFVGKIRATQDTLTVDYSVIPVDGFGPLTPSE; this comes from the coding sequence ATGACAGTCGTCAGTATCTCGATGCCGGACGAACTACTGGACCGCGTCGATAGCTTCGCCGACGAACACGGCTACACCGGCCGGAGCGAAGTGTTCCGGGAGGCCGCGCGGAACTTGCTCGGCGAGTTCGAGGACCGGAAACTCGAAGACCGCGAACTGATGGGGGTCGTGACGGTGCTGTTCAACTACGAGAACACCGCCGTCGAAGAGCGCATGATGCACCTACGTCACGAGTACGAGAACTTGGTCGCGTCGAACGTCCACAACCACGTCGGCGACCACTACTGCATGGAACTGTTCATCCTCGAAGGCACGCTCCAAGACATCTCGACGTTCGTCGGCAAGATTCGCGCCACGCAGGACACGCTCACCGTCGATTACTCGGTCATCCCCGTCGATGGGTTCGGGCCGCTCACGCCGTCGGAGTGA
- a CDS encoding LVIVD repeat-containing protein, translated as MRRRTFLGGVAGVAGASLAAVGYRSTATQTSSYEPLGSVEVAGAKEAVVGPDGETAFLAVTDGFATVDVSDPTTLSVLAERRDLSTDGGERLLREIWDVKVDGDRLAVAGPANPTRESVAHGVLLYDVRDPANPEKLAFHETEFSIHNCDFVDGFVYLTGNNQRGNPLVIVDVRDDVPAEVGRWSMLDVNERWSEVDWYLRWLHDVYVHDGMAYLAHWDAGTWLVDVSDPTNPQYVSYFGARPLDELAAVPSEAVNAGVLGLPGNDHYTAVNDDGTLLGVGRESWSVDGEGGPGGVELWDVSDPASPQRRAYVEPPGSSGRGSSGKESNALDFVGVAAAGGGLDALDDGLAHKGAGAACHDKCGRQRAEDWTTAHNFDFAGDRLYTSWYQGGVKIHDVSDPASPTELATWRDAENTSFWTAQRASDRFFVASSIDYHADTRSALYAFPNRAAESS; from the coding sequence ATGCGACGACGCACGTTTCTGGGGGGTGTGGCGGGCGTCGCTGGTGCCTCGCTCGCGGCCGTCGGCTATCGAAGCACTGCCACACAGACCTCCTCGTACGAACCGCTGGGGTCGGTCGAGGTAGCGGGCGCGAAAGAGGCCGTCGTCGGTCCCGACGGGGAGACGGCCTTCCTCGCTGTGACCGACGGGTTCGCTACGGTGGACGTGAGCGACCCCACTACCCTCTCGGTCCTCGCCGAGCGGCGCGACCTCTCGACGGATGGCGGCGAACGCTTGCTCCGGGAAATCTGGGACGTGAAGGTCGATGGCGACCGACTCGCCGTCGCGGGACCGGCCAATCCGACGCGCGAGAGCGTCGCCCACGGGGTCCTGCTGTACGACGTGCGCGACCCAGCCAATCCCGAGAAACTCGCGTTCCACGAGACGGAGTTCTCCATCCACAACTGCGACTTCGTGGACGGGTTCGTCTACCTCACTGGCAACAATCAGCGCGGCAACCCGCTGGTGATCGTAGACGTGCGCGACGACGTACCGGCGGAAGTCGGCCGCTGGTCGATGCTCGACGTGAACGAGCGATGGAGCGAAGTCGATTGGTATCTCCGGTGGCTCCACGACGTGTACGTCCACGACGGGATGGCCTATCTCGCCCACTGGGATGCCGGAACGTGGCTCGTAGATGTGAGCGACCCGACGAACCCCCAGTACGTCTCGTACTTCGGTGCTCGTCCGCTCGACGAACTCGCCGCAGTTCCCTCCGAAGCGGTGAACGCGGGCGTCCTCGGACTGCCGGGCAACGATCACTACACGGCGGTCAACGACGACGGAACCCTGCTCGGCGTCGGGCGGGAGTCGTGGTCGGTCGATGGCGAAGGTGGACCAGGTGGCGTGGAACTCTGGGACGTGTCGGACCCTGCGTCACCACAGCGACGTGCCTACGTCGAACCACCGGGGTCGTCAGGGCGGGGGTCGTCCGGCAAGGAGTCGAACGCACTCGATTTCGTCGGCGTCGCGGCCGCGGGCGGCGGCCTCGATGCTCTCGACGACGGACTCGCCCACAAAGGCGCGGGCGCGGCCTGCCACGACAAGTGCGGGCGGCAACGAGCGGAGGACTGGACGACCGCCCACAACTTCGACTTCGCGGGCGACAGACTCTACACCTCGTGGTATCAGGGCGGCGTGAAGATTCACGATGTCTCCGACCCTGCGAGTCCCACCGAACTCGCCACGTGGCGCGACGCCGAGAACACCTCTTTCTGGACTGCCCAGCGAGCGAGCGACCGGTTCTTCGTCGCCAGTAGCATCGACTACCACGCCGACACGCGGTCGGCACTCTACGCGTTTCCGAATCGAGCGGCGGAGAGTAGCTAG
- a CDS encoding ATPase domain-containing protein yields MSDVALERISSGVPGLDDVLGGGLIPGRSYLARGDPGTGKTLFGCSFLSRGVKVGEDALFVHLEEPEADVKKNAGAVGIDLDGVEFLDLSPNSGVFSSTQSYDIFDTDENEQTTFTERITDRVGTLSPDRVFIDPLTKLRYLTSDEYQFRKQVLALTRFFTEHDATVLLTSQNTSHSSDDDLQYLTDGTVQLRNGEMGRSLSVPKFRGSSVKSGEHAVRIGDGRPRANGENDGVSVFPALDPAETDRYTVGEQLSAGVPRLDELLGGGLERGTVTILSGPTGVGKTTVGTQFMKEAAGRGERSVVYLFEETTPTLFERSEAIGIPLEEMVENGALETREFEPLDNSAVEFANHVQREVERRDTSLVMIDGIDGYKLSLREADQRRLVRKLHSLCRYLKSVGVTVVLVDESATVMGEFSATDSGISYLADNIVFMRHLELNGEMRKAIGVLKKRTSDFERTLREFEITEHGITVGETLDELEGILTGEPQWTTPSEDNDE; encoded by the coding sequence ATGTCGGACGTAGCGCTTGAACGAATTTCGTCAGGAGTCCCAGGACTCGACGACGTTCTGGGTGGTGGACTCATTCCCGGTCGGAGCTATCTCGCACGCGGCGACCCCGGTACCGGCAAGACGCTGTTCGGTTGCTCTTTTCTCTCTCGTGGTGTCAAAGTGGGCGAGGACGCCTTGTTCGTCCACTTGGAGGAGCCGGAGGCCGACGTCAAGAAGAATGCCGGTGCCGTCGGTATCGACTTAGACGGCGTCGAATTCTTGGACCTCTCGCCGAACTCAGGCGTCTTCTCTTCGACCCAATCGTACGACATCTTCGACACCGACGAGAACGAACAGACGACGTTCACCGAACGGATAACCGACCGGGTCGGGACGCTATCGCCCGACCGCGTGTTCATCGACCCGCTAACGAAGCTACGCTATCTCACGTCAGACGAGTACCAGTTCCGGAAACAAGTACTCGCGCTCACCCGATTTTTCACCGAACACGACGCGACGGTGCTGCTCACGTCTCAGAACACGAGTCACTCTTCGGACGACGACCTCCAGTATCTCACCGACGGCACGGTGCAACTTCGCAACGGCGAGATGGGTCGGTCGCTCTCGGTGCCGAAGTTTCGCGGTTCGTCGGTGAAGTCGGGCGAACACGCGGTGCGAATCGGCGACGGACGGCCGCGAGCGAACGGCGAGAACGACGGTGTCTCGGTGTTTCCCGCCCTCGACCCGGCCGAAACCGACCGCTACACGGTCGGTGAACAACTCTCCGCGGGCGTCCCGCGACTGGACGAACTGCTCGGCGGCGGCCTCGAACGCGGCACCGTGACGATTCTGAGCGGTCCGACCGGCGTCGGCAAGACCACCGTTGGCACGCAGTTCATGAAGGAAGCGGCGGGCCGCGGCGAGCGGTCGGTCGTCTACCTCTTCGAAGAGACGACTCCGACGCTGTTCGAGCGCAGCGAGGCCATCGGGATTCCGCTCGAAGAGATGGTCGAGAACGGGGCACTCGAAACACGCGAGTTCGAACCGCTCGACAACTCTGCGGTCGAGTTCGCCAACCACGTCCAGCGCGAAGTCGAACGCCGCGACACGTCGCTCGTGATGATAGACGGTATCGACGGCTACAAACTCTCGCTCCGGGAAGCAGACCAACGACGCCTCGTTCGGAAACTGCATTCGCTCTGTCGCTATCTCAAGAGCGTCGGCGTGACAGTCGTACTCGTTGACGAGAGCGCAACTGTCATGGGCGAGTTCAGTGCGACCGACTCGGGTATCAGCTACCTCGCGGACAACATCGTCTTCATGCGCCACCTCGAACTGAACGGGGAGATGCGGAAGGCCATCGGCGTCCTGAAAAAACGGACGAGCGACTTCGAGCGCACGCTCCGGGAGTTCGAAATCACTGAACACGGCATCACGGTCGGCGAAACACTCGACGAGTTGGAGGGAATTTTGACAGGAGAACCACAATGGACGACACCATCGGAGGACAACGATGAGTGA
- a CDS encoding response regulator — protein MSETNSDETQTGKAALILALGRQKRNLELLAQMLRNNGYEVEIATSMEEFDGLIEARDDIAVAILDVDGFTEDIWKRCEQLHDRGVSMLILAASIPPKMREEAHSRGVHTLLEKPVDKADLQATIRGLLRYIQREKEQEDQ, from the coding sequence ATGAGTGAGACGAACAGCGACGAGACACAGACGGGCAAGGCGGCACTCATCTTGGCGCTGGGGCGCCAGAAGCGGAACCTCGAACTGCTGGCACAGATGCTGCGCAACAACGGCTACGAGGTCGAAATCGCCACGTCGATGGAGGAGTTCGACGGTCTCATCGAGGCGCGCGACGACATCGCAGTCGCCATCCTCGACGTGGACGGGTTCACCGAAGACATCTGGAAGCGTTGCGAGCAACTACACGACCGAGGCGTGTCGATGCTCATCCTCGCGGCGTCGATTCCGCCGAAGATGCGCGAAGAGGCACACAGTCGCGGCGTCCACACCTTGCTCGAAAAGCCCGTAGACAAAGCCGACTTGCAGGCGACGATACGCGGCCTTCTGAGGTACATCCAGCGCGAGAAAGAGCAGGAAGACCAGTAG
- a CDS encoding ABC transporter substrate-binding protein yields MTENNDSSDTLSRRKALQGIVGALGSASLAGCAKVTGKPSVNTLRYAQVRPPVTLDPVVLDEPWSSAPASQVFQGLYSYDRNLNLVPTLANSRPKRSDDGTTYTVELRDDARFQNGDQVRAKDVKYTYEVPVRQREEGDWVPTVWQVNMIRDVRTPDAHTVEFELKFPYPAFDHVLTRGIVPKSARQGNAEQFGTEDPVGSGPYEVEIFKPGKYAVLNTWDDYWGETTPPVEKVKFVANHAGLARSMSMKTGQNDVFERVEPKLWDATKEMGGSRLAATRSYNYVFVGFNCDDQPMSSPKVREAVDYLVSMDDFVKNVVTPPGFDQEGPTGARQHGPVPNHLAEAWNFPVEQWKGIPHQKNHDEAERLLTEAGVSNWSPKIAVPKDMLAEKLGESIVHGLRKVGFGKARVVKHSWTKFREIVTTGDDDQYAMFVGSWAGYDDPDTFLYPLFHEDVEGLTNGTYYSDEAVMQKIEAARRTTNRSERKQAYQTAIAKLLEDRVHLPGFTLYNTFGVKEHVAGFEPHPLSRYNPQLLSPKGAVSLQQ; encoded by the coding sequence ATGACTGAGAACAACGATAGCTCCGACACGTTGAGTCGTCGAAAGGCGCTACAGGGAATAGTTGGCGCGCTCGGCAGTGCTTCGCTCGCTGGATGCGCGAAAGTAACAGGCAAACCGTCGGTGAACACGCTCCGATACGCGCAGGTCAGGCCACCAGTGACACTCGACCCCGTGGTCCTCGACGAACCGTGGTCGTCGGCCCCGGCCTCGCAGGTGTTCCAAGGTCTCTACAGTTACGACCGCAACCTGAATCTGGTGCCGACGCTCGCGAACTCTCGACCGAAGCGGAGCGACGACGGGACGACGTACACCGTCGAACTCCGAGACGACGCGCGGTTTCAGAACGGCGACCAGGTCAGGGCCAAGGACGTGAAATACACCTACGAGGTGCCTGTTAGACAGCGCGAAGAGGGCGACTGGGTACCGACGGTTTGGCAGGTGAACATGATTCGAGACGTACGAACGCCCGACGCCCACACCGTCGAGTTCGAACTGAAGTTTCCGTACCCGGCGTTCGACCACGTCCTCACCCGTGGTATCGTCCCGAAGTCCGCCCGCCAAGGGAACGCCGAGCAGTTCGGTACCGAGGATCCGGTCGGGTCTGGTCCTTACGAGGTCGAAATCTTCAAACCCGGAAAGTACGCCGTGCTGAATACCTGGGACGACTACTGGGGCGAGACCACGCCTCCCGTCGAGAAAGTGAAGTTCGTCGCCAACCACGCGGGACTCGCCCGTTCGATGAGCATGAAGACCGGCCAAAACGACGTGTTCGAGCGCGTCGAACCGAAACTCTGGGACGCTACGAAGGAGATGGGTGGCTCCCGCCTCGCCGCCACGAGAAGCTACAACTACGTGTTCGTGGGGTTCAACTGCGACGACCAGCCGATGTCTTCGCCGAAGGTCCGCGAAGCGGTCGATTACCTCGTCTCCATGGACGACTTCGTGAAGAACGTCGTGACGCCGCCGGGGTTCGACCAAGAAGGGCCGACTGGCGCACGCCAGCACGGTCCCGTCCCGAACCACCTCGCCGAAGCGTGGAACTTCCCAGTCGAGCAGTGGAAAGGTATTCCGCACCAGAAGAACCACGACGAGGCCGAGCGGTTGCTGACCGAGGCGGGCGTCTCGAACTGGTCGCCGAAAATCGCCGTTCCGAAGGATATGCTCGCGGAGAAACTCGGCGAGAGTATCGTCCACGGACTGCGGAAAGTCGGCTTCGGCAAGGCCCGCGTCGTGAAACACTCGTGGACGAAGTTCCGCGAAATCGTGACGACCGGCGACGACGACCAGTACGCGATGTTCGTCGGTTCGTGGGCGGGGTACGACGACCCGGACACGTTCCTCTACCCGCTCTTTCACGAAGACGTGGAAGGACTGACCAACGGCACGTACTACAGCGACGAAGCAGTGATGCAGAAAATCGAGGCTGCGCGCCGGACCACGAACCGCTCGGAGCGCAAGCAGGCCTACCAGACTGCCATCGCGAAACTCCTCGAAGACCGGGTTCACCTCCCCGGATTCACCCTCTACAACACCTTCGGCGTGAAAGAACACGTCGCTGGATTCGAACCGCATCCGCTCTCTCGGTACAACCCGCAGTTGCTCTCTCCGAAGGGGGCGGTCTCGCTCCAACAATGA